One genomic segment of Homo sapiens chromosome 14, GRCh38.p14 Primary Assembly includes these proteins:
- the PLEK2 gene encoding pleckstrin-2 isoform X2 → MHDSNTGIRSSPNMEQGSTYKKTFLGSSLVDWLISNSFTASRLEAVTLASMLMEENFLRPVGVRSMGAIRSGDLAEQFLDDSTALYTFAESYKKKISPKEEISLSTVELSGTVVKQGYLAKQGHKRKNWKVRRFVLRKDPAFLHYYDPSKEENRPVGGFSLRGSLVSALEDNGVPTGVKGNVQGNLFKVITKDDTHYYIQASSKAERAEWIEAIKKLT, encoded by the exons ATGCACGATAGCAACACCGGAATCCGTTCAAGCCCCAACATGGAGCAGGGAAGCACCTATAAAAAGACCTTCCTCG gctcctccctggtGGACTGGCTCATCTCCAACAGCTTCACGGCCAGCCGTCTGGAGGCGGTGACCCTGGCCTCCATGCTCATGGAGGAGAACTTCCTCAGGCCTGTGGGTGTCCGAAGCATGGGAGCCATTCGCTCTGGGGATCTGGCCGAGCAGTTCCTGGATGACTCCACAGCCCTGTACACTTTT GCTGAGAGCTACAAAAAGAAGATAAGCCCCAAGGAAGAAATTAGCCTGAGCACTGTGGAGTTAAGTGGCACGGTGGTGAAACAAGGCTACCTGGCCAAGCAG GGACACAAGAGGAAAAACTGGAAGGTGCGTCGCTTTGTTCTAAGGAAGGATCCAGCTTTCCTGCATTACTATGACCCTTCCAAA GAAGAGAACAGGCCAGTGGGTGGGTTTTCTCTTCGTGGTTCACTCGTGTCTGCTCTGGAAGATAATGGCGTTCCCACTG GGGTTAAAGGGAATGTCCAGGGAAACCTCTTCAAAGTGATTACTAAGGATGACACACACTATTACATTCAGGCCAGCAGCAAGGCTGAGCGAGCCGAGTGGATTGAAGCTATCAAAAAGCTAACATGA